A genomic stretch from Deltaproteobacteria bacterium includes:
- a CDS encoding elongation factor Tu, translating into IAMEKELRFAIREGGRTVGAGVISEILE; encoded by the coding sequence ATAGCAATGGAGAAGGAGCTCAGGTTTGCCATTCGCGAAGGTGGTCGTACGGTAGGGGCCGGCGTTATCAGCGAAATACTGGAATAG
- the rpmG gene encoding 50S ribosomal protein L33, whose amino-acid sequence MRIIVTLACSECKRRNYTTTKNKRTTQGKLAFKKYCRFCRTHTLHKETK is encoded by the coding sequence GTGAGGATCATTGTTACGTTGGCCTGCAGCGAGTGCAAGCGCCGGAATTACACGACAACCAAGAATAAACGAACAACGCAGGGAAAGCTTGCATTTAAGAAGTACTGCAGATTTTGTCGGACACACACCTTGCACAAGGAGACCAAGTAG
- the secE gene encoding preprotein translocase subunit SecE, which produces MGRLKKKRPASTKKKGRKKAVKENNLQRGPEKPLVSDLTYQKKAEPKELVKGKKEVPKTITPSGRGIQLAFWGKATQFLREVRIELRKVTWPSKKDAMASTAVVIVLVFIVSAFLGLVDVGLSSLIRLVLQ; this is translated from the coding sequence ATGGGACGTCTCAAGAAGAAAAGGCCAGCATCGACAAAGAAGAAGGGTCGAAAAAAAGCCGTTAAGGAGAATAATCTCCAGCGGGGCCCCGAGAAACCCTTGGTCTCAGACTTGACATATCAGAAAAAGGCTGAGCCAAAGGAGTTAGTGAAGGGCAAGAAGGAGGTTCCCAAAACAATCACGCCCTCAGGGCGGGGGATTCAACTGGCCTTTTGGGGGAAGGCGACACAGTTTCTCAGGGAGGTAAGAATAGAACTCAGGAAGGTTACGTGGCCTTCCAAAAAAGATGCCATGGCATCTACGGCCGTTGTCATTGTCCTGGTGTTTATTGTTTCTGCGTTTCTCGGTTTGGTGGACGTGGGGCTGTCCTCTCTGATTCGTTTGGTGCTTCAATAA
- the nusG gene encoding transcription termination/antitermination protein NusG, which yields MALKWYVVHTYSGYENKVKTALEEQFASSAHPEHIGKVLIPTEQVVELVKGKRKTSSRKFYPGYILVQMELNEDTWHIVKDTPKVTGFLGGRDTPAPLTDAEAEQILGQVEAGKLKPQPKYLFEPGEDVRVIDGPFTNFTGTVEDVKPDKGKIRVMVSIFGRPTPVELDFVQVSKV from the coding sequence GTGGCTCTTAAATGGTATGTAGTTCATACTTACTCGGGGTATGAGAACAAGGTGAAAACTGCCTTGGAAGAGCAGTTTGCATCTTCGGCTCATCCTGAGCATATTGGCAAGGTCTTGATCCCTACTGAGCAGGTTGTGGAACTGGTCAAGGGAAAAAGAAAGACATCCTCAAGGAAGTTCTACCCTGGCTATATTCTTGTGCAGATGGAACTGAATGAGGACACTTGGCACATAGTAAAGGACACGCCAAAGGTAACCGGCTTTCTGGGGGGCCGAGACACGCCCGCCCCGTTGACTGATGCGGAGGCCGAACAGATCCTGGGCCAGGTAGAGGCCGGAAAGCTCAAGCCTCAACCGAAATATCTGTTTGAGCCGGGAGAGGATGTCCGAGTCATTGACGGTCCCTTCACGAACTTCACAGGGACAGTGGAAGACGTGAAACCAGACAAGGGCAAAATCAGGGTCATGGTTAGCATTTTCGGGCGGCCCACCCCGGTAGAGTTGGACTTTGTTCAGGTAAGCAAGGTGTAG